Proteins from a single region of Erythrobacter sp.:
- a CDS encoding recA-like protein, with amino-acid sequence MSRSPMFPSLSPARVLARAAAEARWRPGSPAQPFHSEIFAPATEASGAGLAMALARDALAAEGAGDDRRQVLWVQDKKAIRLGGRPFVAGLPPDLRHRLIHVAAATPEDALFALEEGLKCRDLACVIGEIAGNPRALSFTASRRLSLTAERHAVALWLVRLDAEPDLSSARMRWRVRPAPSLPPRWNATAPGAANWQAELFRARTHAPGQWILSDAHGSLHIVKPPVADVAPARLAAPYSRHLARPTVGRSLAARARA; translated from the coding sequence ATGAGTCGTTCGCCCATGTTCCCTTCGCTTTCACCTGCCCGCGTGCTGGCCCGCGCTGCGGCCGAGGCGCGCTGGCGTCCGGGTTCGCCCGCGCAGCCGTTCCATTCGGAAATCTTCGCTCCCGCCACCGAAGCGAGTGGGGCGGGGTTGGCGATGGCTCTGGCGCGCGATGCGCTGGCGGCAGAGGGGGCGGGCGATGATCGCCGTCAGGTGCTGTGGGTGCAGGACAAAAAGGCGATCCGCCTCGGCGGGCGGCCATTCGTCGCGGGCTTGCCACCAGATCTGCGCCACCGGTTGATCCATGTCGCCGCCGCCACGCCGGAAGATGCGCTGTTCGCGCTGGAGGAGGGGCTCAAGTGCCGCGATCTTGCCTGTGTGATCGGCGAGATTGCGGGCAATCCGCGCGCGCTCAGCTTCACCGCCTCGCGCCGATTGAGCCTCACCGCCGAGCGGCACGCCGTAGCGCTGTGGCTAGTGCGCCTCGATGCCGAGCCTGATCTGTCATCGGCCCGAATGCGCTGGCGGGTGCGGCCTGCGCCCTCGCTGCCGCCGCGCTGGAACGCAACTGCACCCGGCGCTGCCAACTGGCAGGCCGAACTGTTCCGCGCCCGCACCCATGCGCCAGGCCAATGGATCTTGAGCGATGCCCATGGAAGTCTGCACATCGTCAAGCCGCCCGTCGCCGATGTCGCCCCCGCTCGTCTTGCCGCGCCGTATTCTCGCCATCTGGCTCGCCCGACTGTCGGTCGATC
- a CDS encoding amino acid permease has translation MASTPRKGVMERMFARKSIAQVQRESETSELKRSLGKWNLLLLGVGCIIGAGIFVRTGSAAALHAGPAVLLSFVVAGIVCAFAGLCYAELSSTLPVSGSAYTYSYTTLGEFVAWIMGALLLLEYGLAASVVAVGWSGYVVSLLADFGLVIPPQFTGPAGYTLMKDGAPVLIDGQTVTTLFNLPAFLICMVLALLLVVGVSESAKVNNAIVAIKVSVLAAFILVGGAIVLSNLPTLMAENWVPFIPENTGPGEFGIDGIMRAASIVFFAYIGFEAVSTAGQEAKDPAKDMPFGIIGSLVVCTVIYMLVAAIMTLLVDYRTLNVPDPVAVVVDNFGAQWGWLAKIIKVGAIIGLTSVVLVLMYAQTRIFYTMARDGLLPKVFSNVHPRFHTPALNTVVVGLVTAVAAGFFDINVLGDMTSVGTLAAFAIVCLSVIYLRRAAPELPRGFKVPLYPVLPVLGILSCVYLITTVPLNVLMFFAYFMVGAVALYFVYGLRNSNLQHGEPQDDAPDMGEFPGPVIED, from the coding sequence ATGGCGAGCACACCCCGGAAGGGCGTTATGGAGCGCATGTTCGCGCGCAAGTCGATTGCGCAGGTCCAGCGCGAGAGCGAGACGAGCGAACTCAAGCGCTCGCTCGGAAAGTGGAACCTGCTGCTGCTGGGCGTGGGCTGCATCATCGGGGCGGGCATCTTCGTGCGCACCGGCAGTGCCGCGGCACTTCACGCCGGCCCGGCCGTGCTGCTGAGCTTCGTGGTGGCAGGCATCGTCTGTGCCTTTGCCGGCCTTTGCTATGCCGAGCTGTCCTCGACCCTGCCGGTCTCGGGTTCGGCCTATACCTACAGCTACACCACGCTGGGTGAATTCGTGGCGTGGATCATGGGCGCGCTGCTGCTGCTCGAATATGGTCTGGCCGCATCGGTGGTCGCCGTGGGCTGGTCCGGCTATGTCGTCAGTCTGCTGGCGGATTTCGGCCTTGTCATCCCGCCGCAGTTCACCGGTCCTGCGGGCTACACCCTGATGAAGGATGGCGCGCCGGTGCTGATCGACGGTCAGACGGTGACGACGCTCTTCAACCTTCCCGCCTTCCTGATCTGCATGGTGCTTGCGCTGCTGCTGGTGGTGGGCGTTTCGGAAAGCGCCAAGGTCAACAACGCGATTGTCGCGATCAAGGTGAGCGTGCTGGCTGCGTTCATTCTGGTCGGCGGAGCAATCGTGCTGAGCAATCTGCCCACTCTGATGGCTGAAAACTGGGTTCCGTTCATTCCTGAAAACACCGGTCCGGGCGAGTTCGGGATCGACGGGATCATGCGTGCCGCCTCGATCGTGTTCTTCGCCTATATCGGCTTCGAGGCGGTCTCGACTGCCGGCCAGGAAGCCAAGGACCCCGCCAAGGACATGCCCTTCGGCATCATCGGTTCGCTGGTCGTCTGCACGGTGATCTACATGCTGGTCGCCGCGATCATGACGCTGCTGGTCGACTACCGCACGCTCAACGTGCCCGATCCGGTTGCGGTCGTGGTCGACAATTTCGGCGCGCAGTGGGGCTGGCTTGCCAAGATCATCAAGGTGGGGGCGATCATCGGCCTTACCTCGGTGGTGCTGGTGCTGATGTACGCGCAGACCCGCATCTTCTACACCATGGCCCGCGACGGCTTGCTGCCCAAGGTGTTCAGCAATGTTCACCCGCGTTTCCACACTCCGGCGCTCAACACTGTGGTGGTGGGCCTGGTGACGGCGGTGGCTGCCGGCTTCTTCGACATCAACGTGCTGGGCGACATGACCTCGGTCGGCACGCTCGCGGCGTTTGCGATCGTGTGCCTCTCGGTGATCTACCTGCGCCGTGCCGCGCCGGAACTGCCGCGCGGGTTCAAGGTGCCGCTCTATCCGGTGCTGCCGGTGCTGGGCATCCTGTCCTGCGTCTATCTGATCACCACTGTTCCGCTGAACGTGCTGATGTTCTTCGCCTACTTCATGGTAGGGGCGGTTGCGCTCTATTTTGTCTACGGGCTGCGCAATTCGAACCTGCAGCACGGCGAACCGCAGGACGACGCGCCCGACATGGGCGAGTTTCCGGGGCCGGTGATCGAAGACTGA